Proteins from one Triplophysa dalaica isolate WHDGS20190420 chromosome 6, ASM1584641v1, whole genome shotgun sequence genomic window:
- the dmbx1b gene encoding diencephalon/mesencephalon homeobox protein 1-B — MQHYGVNGYSLHAMNSLSAMYNLHQQAAQHAQHAPDYRPSVHALTLAERLADIILEARYGSQHRKQRRSRTAFTAQQLEALEKTFQKTHYPDVVMRERLAMCTNLPEARVQVWFKNRRAKFRKKQRSLQKEQLQKLKEVGQEGSLEEGKEEAPPAESQATPSPSVGGNPTCQPPCDLSEEVNVTSPEQSGAESGTEDLTDREDESLSFHNETKTKEEGPTMMTDSPNSCKPVSPKSDMPLSSPAMPSSSGVGTAHSNSYASSPLSLFRLQEQFRQHMAATNNLMHYPAFDMTTPSTLPYLNMTSPLGSLPCQSYYQSLSQAQQMWSSPLLQASGGLPALNSKTTSIENLRLRAKQHAASLGLDTLPN; from the exons ATGCAGCACTACGGGGTGAACGGCTACTCTCTGCACGCTATGAACTCTCTGAGCGCCATGTACAACCTGCATCAACAGGCCGCACAACACGCGCAGCACGCACCAGACTACAGGCCTTCAGTGCACGCGCTCACGCTTGCGGAAAGACTGGCAG ACATCATCCTGGAGGCTCGCTATGGCTCTCAGCACAGAAAACAGCGACGCAGCCGCACTGCCTTCACCGCCCAACAGCTTGAAGCGCTGGAGAAAACCTTCCAAAAAACTCACTACCCAGATGTGGTTATGCGTGAACGACTGGCCATGTGCACCAACTTACCTGAAGCTCGTGTCCAG GTATGGTTTAAAAACCGACGTGCAAAGTTCCGCAAGAAGCAACGTAGCCTGCAGAAAGAGCAGCTTCAGAAGCTAAAGGAAGTTGGGCAGGAAGGCTCTCTGGAGGAAGGAAAAGAGGAAGCCCCGCCTGCTGAGTCTCAAGCCACGCCTTCTCCATCAGTAGGGGGTAACCCCACATGTCAACCTCCTTGTGATCTGAGTGAAGAGGTGAATGTCACTTCACCGGAACAGTCAGGGGCGGAGTCTGGGACTGAGGACTTGACTGACAGAGAGGATGAATCTCTGTCTTTCCACAATGAAACTAAAACGAAAGAGGAGGGGCCAACCATGATGACAGATTCACCCAATAGTTGCAAGCCAGTGAGCCCCAAATCAG ACATGCCACTCAGCTCTCCAGCTATGCCGTCATCCAGCGGCGTCGGAACGGCTCACTCCAATTCCTATGCATCGTCCCCTCTCAGCCTGTTTCGCTTGCAGGAACAGTTTCGCCAGCACATGGCCGCCACCAACAATCTCATGCACTATCCCGCCTTCGACATGACCACGCCTTCCACCTTACCCTACCTGAACATGACCTCGCCGCTGGGATCGCTCCCCTGTCAGTCCTACTATCAGTCCCTGTCTCAAGCCCAGCAGATGTGGAGCAGTCCTCTGCTGCAGGCCTCCGGGGGTTTGCCAGCCCTAAACAGCAAAACTACAAGCATTGAGAATCTGCGTCTGAGGGCGAAGCAGCATGCTGCTTCACTCGGCTTGGACACGCTACCAAACTGA